One segment of Peromyscus leucopus breed LL Stock chromosome 5, UCI_PerLeu_2.1, whole genome shotgun sequence DNA contains the following:
- the Nudt5 gene encoding ADP-sugar pyrophosphatase isoform X2 has translation MGGYCLEFPAGLIDDGESPEAAALRELEEETGYKGDVAECSPAVCLDPGLSNCTTHVVTVTINGDDAENVRPKPKPGDGEFVEVICFPKNDLMNRLDALVAEDHITVDAKVYAYALALKHANSKPFEVPFLKF, from the exons GGCTCATCGATGATGGTGAGAGCCCAGAAGCAGCCGCTCTCCGGGAGCTAGAGGAAGAGACCGGCTACAAAGGTGATGTCGCTGAGTGTTCTCCAG CTGTGTGTCTGGATCCAGGCTTGTCGAACTGTACCACACATGTTGTCACAGTAACCATCAATGGAGATGATGCGGAAAATGTAAGGCCGAAGCCCAAACCAG ggGATGGAG AATTTGTGGAAGTGATTTGTTTCCCAAAGAATGACCTAATGAATAGACTTGACG CTTTGGTTGCAGAAGACCATATTACAGTGGATGCCAAGGTCTACGCCTATGCTCTGGCACTGAAACACGCCAACTCGAAGCCATTCGAAGTACCCTTCCTCAAATTTTAA